The genomic DNA TGATCGCCCCATTTACGGGCCAGCCAGTCAGCTGTCGCGTGATAGAAGGGATAGCGGATCTCGGTGCCCGCGATGCCCGAATCGGCGAGCACCCTGCGGTGGCGTTTGAGGTCCGCCCGCGCCTCGAAGTTTTTCAGCATCCACTCCGCCAAGCGGCGGACCCGGGGGCTGTCCGGCCAGGCGCGGATGAAGAGCAGGAGATCGTGCAGCCGCGCCACCTCCCCCGCGCGCGGCAATCGCGCACGCCCGAGCGCATCGAGGAAGGCGTACTTTTCCCGCTCGGCTTCTTTTCCGAAGACAAGCCGGAGGCTTTCGAGCGTGCGGAGATGGGCGGCGGCGGATTGGGCCATGGACGGGAAGGCCCCTACGGCTCGACGACGACCTTGAGGGCGCCGTCCTTGCGATCGCGGAAGGTCTCCATCGCCTCGGTGAACTGCCGGAGGGGAAAGCGGTGGGAGACCAGATCGGCGAGGTTGAGGGCGCCGCTCCGCCAGAGGGCCATCACCTGGGGCAGGCAGTTCGGCGCGGCGCGCGAGCCCACGATCTCGAGCTCATCGAGCAGGATCCGCGCGGCGGGGATCGGTACCTCTTCCTGGGCGACGCCGCCGATGACGACGCGGCCGCCTTTTTTGATCATGTCGATCCCCTGGCGGATAGCGGCGCCGCTCCCCGCGCACTCGAGGACAACGTCGGGGCCGATGCCGCCGGTGGTTTCCTTCATGTACGCCAGAACGTCGGTCTTCTCGAAATCCACCGTTTCGTAGCCCAGCTCACCCGCCTTCTTCAGGCGATCCCCGCGGCCGATGACGATGACGCGCCCCGCCCCGAGGGCGCGCGCGCACTGGTAGGTGATGGACCCGACGGCGCCGGGGCCGATGACGGCGACGGTGTCGCCCGGCGCGATCTTCCCCTGCTTGGCGATGTGGAGGGCGATCCCCGCCGTGTCGAGCAGGGAGGCCTCGCTGAGGTCCTCATCGGGGGCGAGCTTCGCAATCGAGCGGGTGTGGGCGTTCATGTACTCGGCGTAGGCGCCGGGGGCGGTCATGCCGTACTGGCGGTGGCCCGCCGCCATGTCGCCGTAGTTGAGGCAGAGGTTGTAGCGGCCCTTCATGCAGTTGGCGCAGTAGCCGCAGCCGACGGCCGAGCTTCCGGCCACCTTATCGCCGGGGGCGAAGCCGGTGACGCCGGAGCCGACGGCCACGATCGTGCCCGCCCACTCGTGGCCGATGATGAAGGGCCAGTGCGGCGGCCACATGGGGAAGAAGTTTCCCGCGATGATGCCGAGGTCGGTTCCGCAGATGGCCACCGCGCCGACGCGGCAGAGCACCTCCTGGGGGCCGACCCCGGGAACGGGCACCTCCTGGAACTCGTACTTGTGCGGTTCAAGGAGTACGAGGGCTTCCATCGTCTGACTGGCCATGGTGTTCCTCCTACGCGGTCCGCGCCTGGATGTCCTCTTGGGTCACATCGCCCATGTAGACGTAGCCGGTGTCCTCGACGCTTCCCGCGCCGATGTAGAGGCCCACAGCCTCGATGGGCTCGGTCTCGCTCAGATTGTACATCCAGTGCTCCACTCCCTTGGGGATGTAGTGGAAATGACCGCCGCGCACCTCGACCCGGTCCGGGCCGGCGCCTGCGAGGCCGTGGCCGCTGATGATGTAGTAGATCTCCTCGCAGTTGTCGTGGCGGTGCTTTTTGTGGACGGCGCCCGGAAAGAAGCGCGCCCGGAAGACCGTCGTGGAGCTCCCGTTGTGCTTTCCGATGGGCAGGCGGAAGTCGGTGATGGACCAGCCCTCGCCCGCGTCCATCTTCTCGGGCGGCACATCGTCCAGGTGGACCAGAATGCCCTCGCGGAAGCCCTTGCGGGGCATCTTGAGATCGGCCTCGGTCACATCGCCGCGGTACTGGTAGCCGCTCTCCTCGACGCTCCCCGCCCCGAGGTAGAAGCCGATGACGAGGGCCGCCTCATCCTTCGTCTCGTTGTGGAAAAAATGCTCCGAACCCTTGGGCATCAGGCGGCAGTGGCCCGCGCGCACATCGGCCCGGCCGTCGCCCTGCCCGACGACGCCGTGGCCGCTCAGGTAGACGGCGATCTCATCTGCGTTCGTGTGGAGGTGCTTCTTGTGGGTGGAGCCGGGCCGGAAGATGGAGTGAAAGACGGCGGTGGAGCTGCCGTGCGCGCCGGTGATCGGCAGGCGGAACTCGGAGATGGCCCAGCCCTCGCCTTCCGCCATGTTCTCGGGCTTCACGTCGTCCACGTGAATCAGGGGGTATTTCAGCGCCATGATGTATTTCCTCTTCGGATATGAAGAATGGGCTAAAGCGCGCCCGTTCGCTGTTTGAGGTCTTCCCCGGTCACCGGGCCCAATAAATTCCCTCAACCCTGGAAAGAGGATCTCTGCAAGGACAAGCCAAAAGGTTTAAGGATATCAGCAAAAGAACTCTCTGCAACAAAATTAGGCCTAATGCTCTGAGCTTGTTTAGCCAACTGTTTCTCTCGCTCAACATCTTCTGGAGTCCAGTGAGTAATTCTCACCAATTTTCCATAATTTTCCGAATCATGGCGCGCACCATAAGCAGCCCAGATAGCAAAGACATCGGCCCTTTTGGCCATTAGTATATCCCGAGCCATGCTGTCACCGACATACGCAGCATGTCCAGGTGGAATTCCACAACTTGAGCATATTTCAAGCAAGACGGTTTCATCAGGCTTTCTCTGATGGCGAGTCAGCTCCTTGACCTTCTCCATTGGAAAATCAGAAACCCAATTTTTAGAAACCTTGTCATCGGGATGATTCCCAAGTGATCTTTCACGGCAATAAATTTTCTGAAAATATTCAGTCAGGCTCAACCTTTTCATCCGATCAATAACCGCAAAGAGATTGCTTTCCGTATGAGCGACCATCATTATTCCATTTGACTTCAGTGCATCGAGAGTCTCTTTAACACCCGGGAACAATACCAATGTCTTTTTTCTGATTGCATTGAAAGCATAAAAAGCAGGATCAAGCAGTTCCTTGA from bacterium includes the following:
- a CDS encoding HAD hydrolase-like protein, whose protein sequence is MAFSPELVVCDLDNTLYDWVAYFTASFYAMVDEAVRITRCDREKLLDDFKEVHQKHHDSEHPFSLLETATIADLYSDKSNVELKELLDPAFYAFNAIRKKTLVLFPGVKETLDALKSNGIMMVAHTESNLFAVIDRMKRLSLTEYFQKIYCRERSLGNHPDDKVSKNWVSDFPMEKVKELTRHQRKPDETVLLEICSSCGIPPGHAAYVGDSMARDILMAKRADVFAIWAAYGARHDSENYGKLVRITHWTPEDVEREKQLAKQAQSIRPNFVAESSFADILKPFGLSLQRSSFQG
- a CDS encoding alcohol dehydrogenase catalytic domain-containing protein, whose product is MASQTMEALVLLEPHKYEFQEVPVPGVGPQEVLCRVGAVAICGTDLGIIAGNFFPMWPPHWPFIIGHEWAGTIVAVGSGVTGFAPGDKVAGSSAVGCGYCANCMKGRYNLCLNYGDMAAGHRQYGMTAPGAYAEYMNAHTRSIAKLAPDEDLSEASLLDTAGIALHIAKQGKIAPGDTVAVIGPGAVGSITYQCARALGAGRVIVIGRGDRLKKAGELGYETVDFEKTDVLAYMKETTGGIGPDVVLECAGSGAAIRQGIDMIKKGGRVVIGGVAQEEVPIPAARILLDELEIVGSRAAPNCLPQVMALWRSGALNLADLVSHRFPLRQFTEAMETFRDRKDGALKVVVEP
- a CDS encoding cupin domain-containing protein — translated: MALKYPLIHVDDVKPENMAEGEGWAISEFRLPITGAHGSSTAVFHSIFRPGSTHKKHLHTNADEIAVYLSGHGVVGQGDGRADVRAGHCRLMPKGSEHFFHNETKDEAALVIGFYLGAGSVEESGYQYRGDVTEADLKMPRKGFREGILVHLDDVPPEKMDAGEGWSITDFRLPIGKHNGSSTTVFRARFFPGAVHKKHRHDNCEEIYYIISGHGLAGAGPDRVEVRGGHFHYIPKGVEHWMYNLSETEPIEAVGLYIGAGSVEDTGYVYMGDVTQEDIQARTA